One genomic segment of Pandoraea thiooxydans includes these proteins:
- a CDS encoding aldo/keto reductase yields MTVETTRIDGIATPVSRIGLGTWAIGGWMWGGADDTASIATIRNAIDQGINLIDTAPVYGFGHAEEVVGKALEGRREQAVIATKVALEWGDDGIKRNSTPARIRTEIEDSLRRLRTDRIDLYQVHWPDPRVPFEETAAELEKLRQEGKILAIGVSNFSPEQMDVFGRAARLAAVQPPYNLFERAIEADVLPYAKSHGLTVLAYGALCRGLLSGRMSASTRFDGDDLRNHDPKFQPPRFAQYLAAVGALAQLSHDRHGKSVLALAIRWILDQGPTIALWGARRPDQLRGIDDAFGWRLSPGDLADIDALLARHITSPVGPEFMAPPLR; encoded by the coding sequence ATGACAGTGGAAACCACGCGCATCGACGGCATCGCCACGCCGGTCTCGCGCATCGGCCTGGGTACCTGGGCCATCGGCGGCTGGATGTGGGGCGGCGCCGACGATACCGCATCGATCGCGACGATCCGCAACGCGATCGATCAAGGCATCAATCTGATCGATACCGCTCCGGTATATGGCTTCGGCCATGCCGAGGAGGTGGTCGGCAAGGCGCTGGAGGGCCGGCGCGAGCAGGCGGTGATTGCCACCAAGGTGGCGCTCGAGTGGGGCGACGACGGCATCAAGCGCAATTCGACGCCGGCGCGCATTCGCACCGAAATCGAAGACTCGCTGCGCCGCTTGCGCACCGACCGTATCGATCTATATCAAGTTCACTGGCCCGACCCCCGCGTGCCGTTCGAGGAAACCGCGGCCGAGTTGGAGAAGCTGCGCCAGGAGGGGAAAATTCTCGCCATCGGCGTGAGCAATTTTTCGCCCGAGCAAATGGACGTGTTCGGCCGCGCGGCCAGGCTGGCCGCCGTGCAGCCGCCGTACAATCTGTTCGAACGGGCGATCGAGGCGGATGTGCTGCCCTATGCCAAATCGCATGGCTTGACCGTGCTTGCCTACGGCGCGCTGTGCCGTGGGCTGCTCTCGGGCCGCATGAGCGCTTCGACCCGATTCGACGGCGACGACCTGCGCAACCATGACCCGAAATTCCAGCCGCCGCGCTTCGCTCAATACCTGGCCGCGGTCGGCGCGCTCGCGCAACTGTCGCATGATCGGCACGGCAAGTCGGTGCTGGCGCTGGCGATTCGGTGGATTCTCGATCAGGGCCCGACCATCGCGCTGTGGGGCGCGCGCCGACCCGACCAGTTGCGCGGCATCGACGACGCCTTTGGCTGGCGTCTGAGCCCCGGGGATCTGGCCGATATCGATGCGTTGCTGGCCAGGCACATTACCAGCCCGGTCGGGCCGGAATTCATGGCGCCGCCGCTGCGCTAG
- a CDS encoding LysR family transcriptional regulator: MPVFNRSDLADLNVFVTICRRRSFRLSAAELGVSTSALSHAMRNLETRLGVKLLNRTSRSVVPTAAGMALAEQLERGFHTIGEALDQLERYRGSPAGRLRLNVPRDASRLLLSPVLPAFFSAYPDIQLDITVDDHLVDIIAEGYDAGIRYGDTVPRDMIATPLSGPLRWVVVGSPAYVARHGRPARPEDLMHHACVRMRIGDNSLYKWELSNGQQALALDVPGAISANETDVAVDAALGGLALAYCLERRVAPDLQAGRLEIVLPDWAVAGPPMVMYYPSRRQTLPGLRQLIEMIRAADRT, encoded by the coding sequence ATGCCCGTTTTCAATCGCTCCGATCTGGCGGATCTCAACGTCTTCGTCACCATTTGCCGTCGCCGCAGCTTTCGACTGTCTGCCGCCGAACTCGGTGTCTCGACATCGGCGCTCAGCCACGCGATGCGCAACCTGGAGACGCGCCTGGGCGTCAAGCTGCTGAACCGCACCAGCCGCTCGGTGGTGCCGACGGCCGCGGGCATGGCACTCGCGGAACAACTTGAACGCGGTTTTCACACGATCGGCGAGGCGCTCGATCAACTCGAGCGCTATCGCGGCTCGCCCGCCGGGCGCTTGCGCCTGAATGTGCCGCGCGATGCGTCGCGCCTGCTGCTCAGCCCGGTGCTGCCGGCCTTCTTCAGCGCCTACCCGGACATCCAACTCGATATCACCGTGGACGATCACCTGGTCGACATCATTGCCGAGGGATATGACGCCGGCATTCGCTATGGAGACACCGTGCCGCGCGACATGATCGCTACTCCGCTGAGCGGGCCGCTGCGCTGGGTCGTGGTGGGCTCGCCGGCGTATGTGGCGCGGCACGGGCGGCCAGCCAGGCCGGAAGATCTGATGCATCACGCGTGTGTGCGCATGCGCATCGGCGACAATTCACTGTACAAATGGGAGCTGAGCAATGGTCAACAGGCGCTGGCGCTGGATGTGCCGGGTGCGATCAGCGCCAACGAAACCGATGTGGCAGTCGATGCGGCGCTCGGCGGTTTGGCGCTCGCCTACTGCCTGGAGAGGCGCGTTGCACCCGATCTGCAGGCCGGGCGGCTGGAGATCGTGCTGCCCGATTGGGCCGTCGCCGGCCCGCCGATGGTGATGTACTACCCGAGCCGCCGGCAGACACTGCCCGGGCTGCGGCAGCTCATCGAAATGATTCGCGCGGCCGACCGAACCTGA
- a CDS encoding antibiotic biosynthesis monooxygenase family protein yields MTAAATPAVPYYAVIFTSMRTEGDNGYEKMSNAMVQLASQQPGFLGVESARDGLGITVSYWDSLEAIAAWKQNTAHLVAQQRGRDTWYETFKVRICRVERDYAFARTER; encoded by the coding sequence ATGACAGCAGCAGCTACGCCCGCCGTCCCTTACTACGCCGTGATTTTCACCTCGATGCGCACCGAAGGCGACAACGGTTACGAAAAGATGTCGAATGCAATGGTGCAGCTGGCCTCTCAGCAGCCGGGCTTCCTCGGCGTCGAGTCCGCCCGTGACGGCCTGGGCATTACGGTGTCCTACTGGGACAGCCTGGAGGCGATCGCCGCATGGAAGCAAAATACCGCGCATCTGGTAGCTCAGCAGCGCGGCCGGGACACCTGGTACGAGACATTCAAGGTGCGGATCTGCCGGGTCGAGCGCGACTACGCTTTCGCCAGGACCGAGCGCTAG
- a CDS encoding GntR family transcriptional regulator — MEKSIDSTADAVAARLRQAIAEGDLPDGTRLVERDLASRFAVSRIPLREALQKLAFEGLVEIHKNRGAVVRTLDAADLDEIYRLRMLLEGDAIYRAVPNLSAETLARAELVHRLLGEAGTREKQGELNREFHALLYAPCGNRQQLKVIWELRNQVERYERLQETLLAQTQAFQLEHAQILAACQAGNARLARAATVAHLRSARRLVAGASAPRTPGQPVAP; from the coding sequence ATGGAAAAATCAATCGACTCAACCGCCGATGCCGTCGCAGCGCGTTTGCGCCAGGCGATTGCCGAGGGCGATTTGCCGGACGGCACGCGCCTGGTCGAGCGCGACCTCGCCAGCCGCTTCGCGGTCAGCCGTATCCCGTTGCGCGAAGCGCTGCAAAAACTCGCATTCGAGGGGCTGGTGGAGATTCACAAGAACCGGGGCGCGGTGGTGCGCACGCTCGACGCGGCCGACCTCGATGAAATCTACCGGTTGCGCATGCTGCTCGAAGGCGATGCAATCTACCGCGCGGTGCCCAACCTGAGCGCCGAGACGCTGGCCCGCGCCGAACTGGTTCACCGGCTGCTGGGCGAGGCCGGCACACGCGAGAAGCAGGGCGAGCTCAATCGCGAGTTCCACGCGCTGCTGTACGCACCTTGCGGCAACCGCCAACAACTGAAGGTCATCTGGGAATTGCGCAACCAGGTGGAACGTTACGAGCGTCTGCAGGAGACGCTGCTGGCGCAGACCCAGGCCTTTCAATTGGAGCATGCGCAAATTCTCGCCGCATGCCAGGCCGGCAACGCGCGGCTGGCGCGTGCGGCCACCGTGGCGCACCTCAGATCGGCACGGCGCCTGGTGGCAGGCGCGAGCGCCCCACGCACGCCCGGCCAACCCGTGGCACCATAG
- a CDS encoding gamma-glutamylcyclotransferase family protein: protein MSASPAQATEYLFSYGTLQLEAVQLATFGRLLAGQADRLPGYRLTLLEIRDAAVLATSGKTHHPIASFTGLAADGVPGTVFAITAAELAHADAYEVSDYRRERVRLDSGQDAWVYVDARDGASD from the coding sequence ATGTCCGCTTCGCCCGCGCAAGCCACTGAATACTTGTTTTCTTACGGCACGCTCCAGTTGGAAGCCGTGCAGCTCGCCACTTTCGGGCGGCTGCTGGCCGGCCAGGCCGATCGGTTGCCCGGCTACCGGCTGACCCTGCTGGAAATACGCGACGCGGCGGTGCTCGCCACCAGCGGCAAGACCCACCACCCGATCGCCAGTTTCACGGGGCTGGCGGCCGACGGCGTCCCCGGCACGGTGTTCGCCATTACCGCAGCGGAGCTGGCCCATGCCGATGCCTACGAGGTGTCGGACTACCGGCGCGAACGCGTCAGGCTCGACTCGGGCCAGGATGCCTGGGTGTACGTCGATGCCCGTGACGGCGCATCGGACTGA
- a CDS encoding alpha/beta hydrolase, with protein sequence MSTLLPCIEIETEPNPAFAVIWLHGLGADGNDFVPLVPELALDDAPAVRFVFPHAPQIPVTGNGGYVMRAWYDILSFEGLNRRVDEAGILASRAAVGRLIERENERGIPSHRIFLAGFSQGGAMAYTTGLTYAATLAGIIALSAYLPAPHLITEALSEANRSTPIFAAHGTQDEILPLPLGEQAAAFARQCGNPLVWHTYPMPHAVCAEEIAALAVWLKARLRAQ encoded by the coding sequence ATGAGCACCTTACTGCCCTGCATCGAAATCGAAACCGAGCCAAACCCGGCTTTCGCGGTAATCTGGCTGCATGGCCTGGGCGCCGACGGCAACGACTTCGTGCCGCTCGTGCCGGAGCTGGCGCTGGACGACGCGCCGGCGGTGCGCTTCGTGTTTCCGCATGCGCCGCAGATTCCGGTTACGGGCAATGGCGGCTACGTGATGCGCGCATGGTATGACATTCTGTCGTTCGAGGGCCTGAACCGGCGTGTCGACGAGGCCGGCATCCTGGCCTCGCGTGCTGCCGTTGGCCGCCTGATCGAGCGCGAGAACGAGCGCGGCATCCCGAGCCACAGGATCTTCCTGGCCGGCTTCTCGCAGGGCGGCGCGATGGCCTATACGACGGGACTCACCTATGCGGCGACGCTGGCCGGCATCATCGCGCTGTCGGCTTACCTGCCGGCACCGCATCTGATCACCGAGGCGCTGAGCGAGGCCAATCGCAGCACGCCGATTTTCGCCGCGCATGGCACGCAGGACGAGATATTGCCGCTGCCGCTCGGCGAGCAAGCCGCCGCATTTGCCCGCCAATGCGGCAATCCGCTGGTGTGGCACACCTACCCGATGCCGCATGCGGTATGCGCCGAGGAGATCGCGGCGCTGGCCGTTTGGCTCAAAGCGCGCCTGCGCGCGCAGTGA
- a CDS encoding AmpG family muropeptide MFS transporter — protein sequence MSTPTPDSLAPSGWRAYFNTRMLICVVLGFTSGLPLFTLISLVQAWLRSEGVNLEAIGLFALIQFPYTWKFLWSPLMDRFMPNYLGWRPGRRRGWMLLTQLLVAGTIAVMGLFSPQQNIWTVAALAAALAFFSASADISIDAYRRELLPDLEQGLGTAVHVNAYKVAGLIPGSLALILSDHLPWSQVFLITALFMVPGIIMTLLVAEPKIQGAPPRTLREAVILPFNEFIGRAGWRQALYILGFIFLYKLGDSMATSLSTSFYLDIGFTRTEIGVIAKATGLWASVAGGLIGGAWLFKLGIHRGLWVFGVAQMISTLGFAWLAHTGPDLFGLGVVIALEAFCAGLGTAAFTAYIARTTDPRYTATQFALFTSLASVPRTFANAGTGYIVDVTGWTHFFLICAVLALPGMLLLPKIAPWGRDPDIDG from the coding sequence ATGTCGACACCAACACCTGATTCGCTCGCGCCCAGCGGCTGGCGCGCGTATTTCAACACCCGCATGCTGATTTGCGTGGTGCTGGGATTCACCTCCGGCCTGCCGCTGTTCACCCTGATCAGCCTGGTGCAGGCGTGGCTGCGCTCCGAAGGGGTCAATCTCGAGGCGATCGGCCTGTTTGCGCTGATCCAGTTTCCCTATACGTGGAAATTCCTCTGGTCGCCGCTGATGGACCGCTTCATGCCGAATTATCTCGGCTGGCGGCCCGGCAGGCGGCGCGGCTGGATGCTGCTCACGCAATTGCTGGTGGCCGGCACGATTGCCGTCATGGGGCTGTTCTCGCCGCAGCAGAATATCTGGACGGTCGCCGCACTGGCGGCGGCACTGGCCTTTTTCAGCGCCAGCGCCGATATCTCGATCGATGCCTACCGGCGAGAGTTGCTGCCCGACCTCGAACAAGGGTTGGGCACGGCCGTGCACGTCAATGCCTACAAGGTTGCCGGGCTGATACCGGGCTCGCTCGCGCTGATTCTGTCCGACCATCTGCCATGGTCGCAGGTGTTTTTGATCACGGCACTGTTCATGGTGCCGGGCATCATCATGACGTTGCTCGTGGCCGAGCCGAAGATCCAGGGCGCGCCGCCGCGCACGCTGCGCGAGGCGGTGATTTTGCCGTTCAACGAATTCATCGGCCGCGCCGGCTGGCGGCAGGCGCTGTACATCCTGGGCTTCATCTTTCTCTACAAGCTCGGCGACAGCATGGCGACGTCGCTATCGACGTCGTTCTATCTCGACATCGGCTTCACGCGCACCGAGATCGGCGTGATTGCCAAAGCGACCGGCCTGTGGGCGAGCGTGGCCGGCGGCCTGATCGGCGGCGCCTGGCTGTTCAAGCTCGGTATCCATCGCGGCCTGTGGGTGTTCGGGGTCGCGCAAATGATTTCCACGCTGGGGTTCGCGTGGCTCGCACATACCGGTCCGGATCTGTTCGGCCTGGGCGTGGTCATCGCTCTCGAGGCCTTTTGCGCAGGGCTGGGCACCGCCGCTTTCACCGCCTACATCGCGCGCACTACCGACCCGCGCTACACGGCCACGCAGTTCGCGCTTTTCACGAGCCTGGCATCGGTGCCGCGCACGTTTGCCAACGCCGGCACCGGCTATATCGTCGATGTCACCGGCTGGACTCACTTCTTCCTGATTTGCGCCGTGCTGGCGTTGCCTGGCATGTTGCTGCTGCCCAAGATCGCGCCGTGGGGCAGGGATCCCGATATCGACGGCTAG
- the metW gene encoding methionine biosynthesis protein MetW gives MNATAIQAQNNALQGLAPRNDFRVIARWIQPGSQVLDLGCGDGSLLRFLTDELDVSGYGVEINDAGVLASAQRGINVIQQDMEGGLALFEDQSFDMVILSQTLQTIHRTADILRETVRVGREAIVSFPNFGYWPHRLAVLRGRMPVSKSLPFQWHNTPNVRVLTIRDFEALAPEVGVRILDRAVLHDGRPVNWGANWRGSLAVYRVKRN, from the coding sequence ATGAATGCAACCGCTATCCAGGCGCAGAACAATGCCCTGCAAGGGCTCGCGCCGCGTAACGACTTTCGCGTCATCGCACGCTGGATCCAGCCCGGCTCGCAAGTGCTCGACCTGGGCTGCGGCGACGGCTCGCTGCTGCGTTTTCTGACCGACGAACTCGATGTCAGCGGCTACGGCGTCGAGATCAACGATGCCGGCGTGCTGGCCAGCGCGCAAAGGGGCATCAACGTGATCCAGCAGGACATGGAAGGCGGCCTTGCTTTGTTCGAAGACCAAAGTTTCGACATGGTGATCCTGTCGCAAACGCTGCAAACCATTCACCGCACCGCCGATATCCTGCGCGAGACGGTGCGCGTCGGGCGCGAGGCGATCGTCTCGTTCCCGAACTTCGGCTACTGGCCGCATCGCCTCGCCGTGCTGCGCGGGCGCATGCCGGTATCGAAAAGCCTGCCGTTCCAGTGGCACAACACGCCCAACGTACGGGTGCTGACGATTCGCGATTTCGAGGCTCTCGCGCCCGAGGTCGGCGTTCGCATTCTCGACCGCGCGGTGCTGCATGATGGCCGGCCGGTGAATTGGGGTGCCAATTGGCGTGGTAGTCTTGCGGTCTATCGCGTCAAGCGTAACTGA
- the metX gene encoding homoserine O-succinyltransferase MetX: MESSIGIVTPQSMHFAEPLPLQNGSTLAGYDLTVETYGELNAARSNAVLVCHALNASHHVAGRYSDDPKTAGWWDNMVGPGKPLDTNRFFVIGVNNLGSCFGSTGPMSLDPTTGKPYGASFPLVTVEDWVNAQARVADAFGIERFAAVMGGSLGGMQAMAWSIMYPERVGHCLVIASTPKLSAQNIAFNEVARSAILSDPDFHGGDYYAHGVVPRRGLRVARMIGHITYLSDEDMAVKFGRSLQRAEALADGAAVERDGYKFSFDVEFEVESYLRYQGDKFAEYFDANTYLLITRALDYFDPARAYGGDLSRALAHTTAKYLVVSFATDWRFAPARSREIVKALLDHRHQVSYAEIDAPHGHDAFLLTDPRYHNLVRAYYDRIATEVGA, from the coding sequence ATGGAATCGTCGATCGGCATCGTTACGCCGCAAAGCATGCATTTCGCCGAGCCCCTGCCGTTGCAGAACGGCAGCACGCTGGCCGGCTACGACCTTACCGTGGAAACCTACGGCGAACTCAACGCCGCGCGCAGCAATGCCGTGCTGGTATGCCATGCGCTCAATGCCTCCCATCACGTCGCCGGGCGCTATAGCGATGACCCCAAAACGGCTGGCTGGTGGGACAACATGGTCGGCCCCGGCAAGCCGCTCGACACCAATCGTTTCTTCGTCATCGGGGTCAACAACCTGGGTTCGTGCTTCGGCTCGACCGGCCCGATGAGCCTGGACCCGACGACCGGCAAGCCCTATGGCGCGAGTTTCCCGCTGGTGACCGTGGAGGACTGGGTCAACGCGCAGGCGCGCGTGGCCGACGCGTTCGGCATCGAGCGCTTTGCCGCGGTCATGGGCGGCAGCCTCGGGGGCATGCAGGCGATGGCGTGGAGCATCATGTACCCGGAGCGGGTCGGGCACTGCCTGGTGATCGCCTCGACGCCCAAACTCTCGGCGCAGAACATCGCCTTCAATGAAGTCGCGCGTTCGGCGATTCTGTCCGATCCGGACTTTCACGGCGGCGACTACTACGCCCATGGCGTGGTGCCGCGCCGCGGCCTGCGCGTGGCGCGCATGATCGGGCACATCACCTATCTGTCCGATGAAGACATGGCGGTCAAATTCGGCCGCTCGCTGCAGCGCGCCGAAGCGCTGGCCGACGGCGCCGCGGTCGAGCGCGACGGCTACAAGTTCAGTTTCGACGTCGAGTTCGAAGTGGAGTCGTACCTGCGCTACCAGGGCGACAAGTTTGCCGAGTATTTCGATGCCAACACCTATTTGCTGATCACCCGCGCGCTCGATTACTTCGATCCGGCACGCGCCTACGGCGGCGACCTGTCGCGCGCGCTGGCGCATACCACCGCCAAATATCTGGTGGTGTCGTTCGCCACCGATTGGCGTTTTGCTCCCGCGCGCTCGCGCGAGATCGTCAAGGCGCTGCTCGATCATCGGCACCAGGTGAGCTATGCCGAGATCGATGCGCCCCATGGCCACGACGCCTTCCTGCTGACCGATCCGCGCTACCACAACCTGGTGCGCGCCTATTACGACCGCATCGCCACGGAGGTCGGCGCATGA
- the slmA gene encoding nucleoid occlusion factor SlmA, producing MPPEVTPTEAASPSVPMPAKVPRPKPGERRVKVLQTLAAMLEQPKSEKITTAALAARLEVSEAALYRHFASKAQMFEGLIEFIEQSIFSLINQISTQREAGAEQAHAIVLMLLGFAEKNPGMTRVLTGEALVGEHERLQERINQLLDRIETSLKQVLRLAAAQAGTPDDGDAASRANLLVSYALGRWHRYAKSGFKRAPSESAEAQVAILLR from the coding sequence ATGCCACCGGAAGTCACGCCCACCGAAGCCGCTTCACCCTCCGTTCCCATGCCCGCCAAGGTGCCGCGCCCCAAACCGGGAGAGCGACGCGTCAAAGTATTGCAAACGCTCGCGGCCATGCTCGAGCAGCCCAAGAGCGAGAAAATCACCACGGCCGCGCTGGCGGCCCGGCTCGAGGTGTCCGAGGCCGCGCTGTATCGGCACTTCGCCAGCAAGGCGCAGATGTTCGAGGGCCTGATCGAATTCATCGAGCAGTCGATTTTCAGTCTCATCAATCAGATCTCGACGCAACGTGAGGCGGGCGCCGAGCAGGCGCACGCCATCGTGCTGATGCTGCTCGGTTTTGCCGAGAAAAATCCCGGCATGACGCGGGTGCTGACCGGCGAGGCGCTGGTCGGAGAACACGAGCGGCTGCAGGAGCGCATCAATCAATTGCTCGATCGCATCGAGACGTCGCTCAAGCAGGTGCTGCGCCTGGCAGCCGCTCAGGCGGGCACGCCCGACGACGGCGACGCGGCCTCGCGCGCCAATTTGCTGGTCAGCTACGCGCTGGGGCGCTGGCACCGCTACGCCAAGAGCGGCTTCAAGCGTGCGCCCAGCGAATCGGCCGAGGCGCAGGTCGCGATCCTGTTGCGCTGA
- a CDS encoding pyrimidine 5'-nucleotidase, whose translation MTPSRRCSRSRPQNPARGSAGPVWLFDLDNTLHHASHAIFPRINAGMTAYIVERLGIEVDLANHLRVEYTRRYGATLLGLVRHHGVDAHDFLAAVHDFPDLSALLRAERGLVRHLRALPGRKYVLTNGPRDYAEAILREIGISHVFERCISIEQMRDRSAWRAKPDPKMMRRLLARERLRAAHVWLVEDTRSHLKNYRAQGLRTVWVTGYLPEKSGLGATNRRSGRPHYVDIKVQSLKTLKKCPIRVAR comes from the coding sequence GTGACCCCGTCCCGCCGCTGTTCCCGTTCTCGCCCGCAGAATCCCGCGCGAGGGTCCGCCGGCCCGGTCTGGCTGTTCGATCTGGACAACACGCTGCACCACGCTTCGCACGCGATTTTTCCGCGCATCAACGCCGGCATGACCGCCTACATCGTCGAGCGCCTGGGTATCGAGGTCGATCTCGCCAATCATCTGCGCGTCGAATATACGCGGCGCTACGGCGCCACGCTGTTGGGGCTGGTTCGCCACCACGGCGTCGACGCGCACGATTTTCTCGCGGCAGTTCACGATTTTCCCGATCTGAGCGCGCTGCTGCGTGCCGAGCGCGGGTTGGTACGCCACCTGCGTGCGCTACCCGGGCGTAAGTATGTGCTCACCAATGGTCCGCGGGACTATGCCGAAGCCATACTGCGGGAAATCGGCATCAGCCATGTGTTCGAACGCTGCATCAGCATCGAGCAGATGCGCGATCGCAGCGCCTGGCGAGCCAAGCCCGACCCGAAAATGATGCGCCGCCTGCTGGCGCGCGAACGGCTGCGCGCCGCGCATGTCTGGCTGGTCGAAGACACACGCTCCCATCTGAAGAATTACCGGGCGCAGGGCTTGCGCACGGTCTGGGTGACCGGCTACCTGCCGGAAAAGAGCGGTCTTGGTGCGACTAACCGGCGCAGTGGGCGCCCACATTATGTGGATATCAAAGTACAATCACTCAAAACATTGAAAAAATGCCCGATTCGCGTCGCCCGCTGA
- a CDS encoding diphthine--ammonia ligase — translation MSAPEAFFSWSGGKDSCLALHRALTQGYAVRYLLAMLDENGASSRSHGLPPALLQAQADALGIALVSARAGWESYESVFTAQLQRFAADGITHGVFGDIDLQAHRDWEEKVCAAAGLEAVLPLWQQPRLALAHEFIALGYRAILVCVDGRHLGPEFVGREYDLALLDDLPRDVDACGENGEFHTFVYAGPRFTRPVPWRLAGVETITGPARYGSTPYHLARLTG, via the coding sequence TTGAGCGCGCCTGAGGCATTCTTTTCCTGGAGCGGCGGCAAGGATTCCTGCCTCGCGCTCCATCGTGCGCTGACCCAGGGCTACGCAGTGCGATACCTGCTGGCGATGCTCGACGAGAACGGCGCCAGTTCGCGCTCGCACGGTCTGCCGCCCGCGCTGCTGCAGGCGCAGGCCGATGCGTTGGGCATTGCGCTGGTGAGCGCGCGGGCCGGCTGGGAGTCCTACGAAAGCGTCTTTACCGCTCAATTGCAGCGCTTCGCGGCAGACGGCATTACCCACGGCGTGTTTGGCGATATAGACCTCCAGGCGCATCGCGACTGGGAAGAGAAAGTCTGCGCCGCGGCAGGACTGGAGGCCGTTTTGCCGTTGTGGCAACAGCCGCGATTGGCGTTGGCGCACGAATTCATCGCGCTGGGCTACCGCGCGATCCTGGTCTGCGTCGACGGTCGGCACCTGGGCCCGGAGTTCGTCGGCCGGGAATATGATCTGGCGCTGCTCGACGATCTGCCGCGCGATGTCGACGCCTGCGGCGAAAACGGCGAGTTTCACACCTTCGTCTATGCCGGCCCGCGCTTCACCCGGCCGGTGCCATGGAGGCTGGCCGGCGTCGAGACCATCACCGGCCCCGCCAGATACGGCAGTACGCCCTATCATCTGGCGCGACTGACCGGCTAG
- the argB gene encoding acetylglutamate kinase → MSDLPAPNIDSIAPTLKAEILAEALPYIRKYHGKTVVIKYGGNAMIEERLKQSFARDVILLKLVGINPVVVHGGGPQIDQALKKIGKQGTFVQGMRVTDEETIEVVEWVLGGEVQQDIVMLINQYGGQAVGLTGKDGGLIHARKMMLPDRDRAGEFLDIGFVGEVESINPAVVRALQDDAFIPVISPIGLGDDGQSYNINADLVAGKLATVLGAEKLVMMTNIPGVMDKHGNLLTDLSAREIDELFADGTISGGMLPKISSALDAAKSGVKSVHIIDGRIEHSVLLEILTEQPFGTMIRSH, encoded by the coding sequence ATGTCCGATCTGCCCGCCCCTAATATCGATAGCATCGCACCGACTCTGAAGGCCGAAATTCTGGCCGAGGCGCTGCCATACATCCGCAAATACCACGGCAAGACCGTGGTGATCAAATACGGCGGCAACGCGATGATCGAGGAGCGACTCAAGCAAAGCTTCGCGCGCGACGTGATTCTGCTCAAGCTGGTCGGCATCAACCCGGTGGTGGTGCACGGGGGCGGCCCGCAAATCGATCAGGCGCTCAAGAAAATCGGCAAGCAGGGCACCTTCGTCCAGGGCATGCGCGTGACCGACGAAGAGACGATCGAAGTGGTCGAGTGGGTGCTGGGCGGCGAAGTCCAGCAGGACATCGTGATGCTGATCAATCAGTATGGCGGACAGGCGGTGGGCCTGACCGGCAAGGACGGCGGCCTGATCCACGCGCGCAAGATGATGTTGCCGGACCGCGACCGGGCCGGCGAATTCCTCGATATCGGCTTCGTCGGCGAAGTCGAGTCGATCAACCCGGCGGTGGTGCGCGCATTGCAGGACGACGCCTTCATTCCGGTGATTTCCCCGATCGGCCTGGGCGACGACGGCCAGTCCTACAACATCAACGCAGATCTGGTGGCCGGCAAGCTGGCCACCGTGCTGGGTGCCGAGAAGCTGGTCATGATGACCAACATCCCCGGCGTGATGGACAAACACGGCAATCTGCTCACCGACCTCTCGGCGCGGGAGATCGATGAACTGTTCGCCGACGGCACGATCTCGGGCGGCATGCTGCCGAAGATCTCATCGGCGCTCGATGCCGCCAAGAGCGGTGTCAAGTCGGTGCACATCATCGACGGCCGCATCGAGCACTCGGTGCTGCTCGAAATTCTGACCGAACAGCCGTTCGGTACCATGATTCGCTCGCATTGA